One region of Chryseobacterium sp. C-71 genomic DNA includes:
- the folE gene encoding GTP cyclohydrolase I FolE, whose protein sequence is MVDFTDNDDDIFTGKEHTPIREDAFEKSPQEKIEKITQLFGEIMETLGLDMTDDSLKDSPKRVAKMYVNEIFGGLLPENKPGISTFSNKYKYRQMLVEKDITVYSFCEHHFLPIIGRAHVAYISSGDVIGLSKINRIVDYYAKRPQVQERLTMQIVDALKDALGTQNVACIIDAKHLCVNCRGIKDTASSTITAELSGIFRTNPITRQEFLHYVGSHAKLDY, encoded by the coding sequence ATGGTTGATTTTACCGATAACGATGATGATATTTTCACAGGGAAAGAGCATACGCCCATCCGTGAAGATGCTTTTGAGAAATCGCCACAGGAAAAAATAGAAAAAATTACCCAGCTTTTTGGAGAAATCATGGAAACTTTGGGTCTTGATATGACCGACGATTCTTTGAAAGATTCTCCGAAACGTGTTGCTAAAATGTATGTAAATGAAATTTTTGGAGGACTTCTTCCTGAGAATAAACCAGGAATTTCTACATTTTCAAACAAATATAAGTACCGTCAGATGTTGGTGGAAAAGGATATTACGGTATATTCATTTTGTGAACACCACTTTTTGCCAATCATCGGAAGAGCTCATGTTGCTTATATTTCAAGTGGTGACGTGATCGGACTTTCTAAGATCAACAGAATTGTAGATTATTATGCAAAAAGACCACAGGTTCAGGAGAGATTGACGATGCAGATTGTTGATGCTTTAAAAGATGCCCTAGGAACTCAAAATGTTGCCTGCATTATTGATGCAAAACATCTTTGCGTAAATTGCAGAGGAATAAAAGACACCGCAAGTTCAACCATCACAGCTGAATTAAGCGGAATCTTCAGAACCAATCCTATTACGAGGCAAGAGTTTCTGCATTATGTAGGAAGTCATGCTAAACTTGATTATTAG
- a CDS encoding DinB family protein, whose protein sequence is MSPEKWSKKEILGHLCDSALSNIRRFVITQYKENDNIVYDQNFWVKAQNYKDVPTLDIINLWKFLNFQIVHTVENIPDEALQRTCDMTKVEPQIFTLEFIVKDYIDHLQHHLKAI, encoded by the coding sequence ATTTCACCTGAAAAATGGTCAAAAAAAGAAATTTTGGGTCATCTTTGTGATAGTGCTTTATCGAATATCAGAAGATTTGTAATCACTCAGTATAAAGAAAACGACAATATTGTTTATGACCAAAATTTTTGGGTGAAAGCTCAGAATTATAAGGATGTTCCGACTTTAGATATTATCAATTTATGGAAATTTCTGAATTTTCAAATTGTACATACAGTCGAAAATATTCCTGATGAAGCTTTACAGAGAACCTGTGATATGACAAAAGTTGAACCTCAGATTTTTACCTTAGAATTTATTGTCAAAGATTATATTGATCATTTACAACATCATTTAAAAGCTATTTAG
- the cysS gene encoding cysteine--tRNA ligase, with protein MQLKIYNSLTAEKEIFNPILEGNVGMYVCGPTVYSNVHLGNVRTFLSFDFIYRSLMHLGYKVRYVRNITDAGHLTDDGDVNNDRFVKQTRLEKLEPMEIVQKYTVDFHKVLEMFNLLPPNIEPTATGHIVEQIELTQKLIEKGFAYESNGSVYFDVLEYNKRGLNYGELSKRNIEELFANTRDLDGQGEKKNPQDFALWKKASPAHIMRWNSPWGEGFPGWHLECTAMSTKYLGDKFDIHGGGMDLKFPHHECEIAQGKACNDVEPVNYWMHANMLTMNSQRMSKSTGNYILPKQLVSGENDFFEKPFHPTIVRFCFLQAHYRSVLDISNDAMLASEKGFTRLMEAVKVLNSINPNDQKESGFNLKEWKTKAYDALTDDFNSPVLIAHLFEAVKFIFALKDEKETVSTDDLADLKSTLNALIFDVLGLQAIEENNNEKLDQTLQVLIELRNQARKSKNFELSDQIRDKLLAEGIELKDGRDGTSYVLN; from the coding sequence ATGCAACTAAAAATATACAATTCGCTTACAGCGGAAAAAGAAATATTCAATCCAATTTTAGAAGGAAATGTAGGGATGTACGTTTGCGGACCTACGGTTTACAGCAATGTACATTTGGGAAATGTACGAACTTTCCTTTCTTTCGATTTTATTTACAGAAGCTTAATGCACTTAGGCTATAAAGTACGATATGTACGAAATATCACCGATGCGGGGCACCTTACCGACGATGGAGATGTAAACAACGATCGTTTCGTTAAGCAAACTCGTCTTGAAAAATTGGAACCAATGGAAATTGTACAAAAATATACGGTAGATTTTCATAAGGTTTTGGAAATGTTTAATCTTCTTCCACCGAATATTGAACCCACAGCAACCGGTCATATCGTTGAACAAATCGAATTGACTCAGAAATTAATCGAAAAAGGTTTTGCTTATGAAAGCAACGGTTCGGTTTATTTTGATGTTTTAGAATACAACAAAAGAGGTTTGAATTACGGCGAACTGTCAAAACGTAATATCGAAGAACTTTTTGCCAACACCAGAGATCTTGACGGACAGGGAGAAAAGAAAAATCCGCAGGATTTTGCCTTGTGGAAGAAAGCTTCTCCGGCTCATATTATGCGTTGGAATTCTCCTTGGGGAGAAGGTTTCCCGGGATGGCATCTTGAGTGTACTGCTATGAGTACGAAATACCTTGGTGATAAATTCGACATTCACGGAGGTGGAATGGATTTGAAATTCCCTCACCACGAATGTGAAATTGCACAGGGAAAAGCCTGCAACGACGTAGAACCTGTAAATTACTGGATGCATGCCAATATGTTGACCATGAATTCTCAGCGTATGAGCAAGTCAACCGGGAATTATATTTTACCTAAACAATTGGTTTCCGGAGAAAATGATTTCTTCGAAAAACCTTTTCATCCTACAATCGTTCGCTTCTGCTTTTTACAGGCGCATTATAGAAGTGTTTTAGATATTTCAAATGATGCGATGTTGGCAAGCGAAAAAGGTTTCACAAGATTGATGGAAGCGGTGAAAGTTTTAAATTCAATCAATCCAAACGATCAGAAAGAATCTGGTTTTAATCTTAAAGAATGGAAAACTAAAGCTTATGACGCTTTGACGGATGATTTCAATTCACCAGTTTTGATTGCACATTTATTTGAAGCAGTAAAATTTATTTTTGCTTTAAAAGATGAAAAAGAAACAGTTTCTACCGATGATTTAGCAGATTTAAAATCAACTTTAAATGCTTTGATATTTGATGTATTGGGACTTCAGGCAATTGAAGAAAATAATAATGAAAAGTTAGACCAAACGTTGCAGGTTTTAATCGAACTGAGAAATCAGGCTAGGAAATCTAAAAACTTCGAACTTTCAGATCAAATTAGAGATAAGCTTTTGGCTGAAGGAATAGAGTTAAAAGACGGAAGAGATGGAACTTCTTATGTTTTGAATTAA
- a CDS encoding T9SS type A sorting domain-containing protein, translated as MKKHLFPILLLLLGNTVNAQQDFFALAGKDSPRIEFSDFRAMNADGTSGQSIFGVSSEAHVISQERKASVTEDKTSYNHAQSMTLAALAYDSSGNNLVYMPMFSSNVYVLNQKTKEITLVENKTATVTSCDINSHITRMTTGYDGNIYAINNAGTQFIQISKKNNQYIVNDLGIIKDDDANGKNSFTAMETGFGGDMIADGDNNFYVFSTAGNVFKVSTKELKAKFVGKISGLPETYSVNGAAVNSKGKVVIASAKGAALYELSLDNLEAKQLPGETDLHIYDLASKYFVNDRATSATVFANLDVYPTKVDEHFIYVNVNDNSVKGNIKVNVFDLSGKTVLTQRLSVKEGQLNQQVDLKNLVSGPYLVNITNDAGKALLNKKILVTE; from the coding sequence ATGAAAAAACATTTATTCCCTATTCTTCTCTTGTTACTTGGAAATACAGTCAATGCACAGCAAGATTTTTTTGCGCTGGCAGGTAAAGATTCTCCAAGAATTGAGTTCAGCGATTTCCGTGCAATGAATGCAGACGGAACTTCCGGTCAGAGTATTTTTGGAGTTTCTTCTGAAGCCCATGTAATTTCTCAGGAAAGAAAAGCCTCGGTTACAGAAGATAAAACGTCATACAATCATGCCCAATCGATGACTTTGGCGGCTTTGGCTTATGATTCTTCTGGTAATAATTTGGTGTATATGCCTATGTTTTCCTCTAATGTTTATGTTTTAAATCAAAAAACGAAGGAAATTACATTGGTAGAAAATAAGACTGCCACAGTAACATCTTGTGACATCAATTCTCACATTACTCGAATGACAACTGGTTATGACGGAAATATTTACGCCATCAACAATGCCGGAACGCAGTTTATTCAAATCAGTAAAAAGAACAATCAGTACATTGTAAACGATCTTGGAATTATCAAAGACGATGATGCAAATGGTAAGAATTCTTTCACTGCTATGGAAACCGGTTTTGGTGGTGATATGATTGCTGACGGAGATAATAATTTCTACGTTTTCTCAACTGCAGGAAATGTTTTTAAAGTTTCCACGAAAGAATTAAAGGCAAAATTTGTCGGCAAAATATCAGGACTTCCTGAAACATATTCTGTAAACGGAGCAGCCGTGAATTCTAAAGGTAAAGTGGTGATTGCAAGTGCAAAAGGAGCTGCTTTATATGAACTAAGCCTAGATAATCTTGAAGCAAAACAACTTCCTGGCGAAACTGACTTGCATATTTATGATTTGGCAAGTAAGTATTTCGTCAATGACAGAGCAACTTCTGCAACTGTTTTTGCTAATTTAGATGTATATCCGACGAAAGTTGACGAGCATTTTATCTACGTTAATGTGAATGACAATTCGGTAAAAGGAAACATCAAAGTAAATGTTTTTGATCTGTCAGGAAAAACTGTTTTGACGCAGAGATTATCTGTAAAAGAAGGTCAATTAAACCAACAGGTTGATCTTAAAAATTTAGTAAGCGGTCCATACCTCGTCAATATTACAAATGACGCAGGTAAAGCTTTATTGAATAAAAAAATTCTCGTAACAGAATAA
- a CDS encoding 4-alpha-glucanotransferase, producing the protein MKLYFNVSYRAKAGENLQLMISENGNASKIHAMFYTEDGFWKCEVDYFSKSISYHYQLVDDKNNVVRQEFVSHELSFPHNYKEFLIFDQWNNKNFPENYLNNKILHNKLNQFVPKKLSVLKKHSHLFRIEAPVYNPNWEIVLFGNAESLGNWDYNKAIHLSQTDFGIWETSVEIPENHLIQYKYAIFDKDAGKVIDVESGENRYTIPNLQKDVLQICADHYFKFKSYQMYHDAGVAVPVFSLRSEDGFGVGEFSDLKKLADWANETSLGIIQILPINDTTANYSWTDSYPYAAVSVYALHPQYISISNLDYKLPKELVEEFKAEKSELNSLELIDYEKMIYSKWKYLKAVFNLEKEKIYKDRNFKKFLKDNETWLLPYSAFCVLRDKYKTPNFNNWKTHKKYIAGKIAPFFSVKSKDYDASMLHAWVQFQLYQQLKDAVGYIHSLGVSLKGDLPIGIYRHSVEAWTEPELFGMDFQAGAPPDQFTELGQNWEFPTYNWDAVKADDFQWWKNRFKALEQYFDAMRIDHILGFFRIWRIPISATQGILGYFYPAIPIVLEEFKARHIPFDFDRYCKPFINDMILWNYFGEQSNKALEFLNNNLDGTYSFKEEFDTQRKLSDYFKKKTAGSIEAQLIALCANVLFLTDERDGQTVYHPRFNAFKTESYQYLSDWEKKAIYELYQDYFFKRQDFMWKEKAMEKLPVILNSTKMLICGEDLGMVPDCVPEVMDELAIVALKVQRMPSEQIPFYNPKNAGYLNVVTASSHDSSTLRQWWKENTELTQRFYNQQLMQYGKAPDDLESHLAEIIMKQHLYNDAMLAIFPIQEFFATDEKLTNPNMGNERINNPSVFPHYWRYRMHLNVENLTENTSLSQKISDWIKDSGRA; encoded by the coding sequence ATGAAATTATATTTTAACGTTAGCTATCGGGCAAAAGCTGGTGAAAATCTGCAGTTGATGATTAGCGAAAATGGCAATGCGTCTAAAATTCACGCCATGTTTTATACAGAAGATGGCTTTTGGAAATGCGAAGTAGATTATTTTTCAAAATCAATTTCTTACCATTATCAGCTTGTTGACGATAAAAATAATGTCGTAAGACAAGAATTTGTTTCGCATGAATTAAGTTTTCCTCATAACTACAAAGAGTTTTTGATTTTTGATCAGTGGAACAACAAAAACTTCCCTGAAAATTATCTCAACAATAAAATATTACATAATAAACTGAATCAGTTTGTTCCGAAAAAATTATCTGTTCTTAAGAAGCATAGTCATTTATTCAGAATTGAAGCGCCTGTTTACAATCCAAATTGGGAAATCGTTTTGTTTGGAAATGCGGAATCTTTAGGAAATTGGGATTATAACAAAGCTATTCATCTTTCCCAAACCGATTTTGGTATTTGGGAAACGTCTGTAGAAATCCCTGAGAATCATTTAATTCAATACAAATATGCGATTTTTGATAAAGATGCAGGAAAAGTCATTGATGTAGAGAGCGGAGAAAACAGGTACACGATTCCTAATCTTCAGAAAGATGTTTTGCAGATTTGTGCAGATCATTACTTTAAATTTAAGTCTTACCAAATGTATCACGATGCGGGAGTTGCAGTTCCTGTATTCTCTTTGCGAAGTGAAGATGGTTTTGGAGTAGGTGAATTTTCAGATTTAAAAAAACTGGCTGATTGGGCTAATGAAACGTCATTAGGTATTATTCAAATTTTACCAATCAATGATACAACAGCAAACTATTCATGGACAGATTCTTATCCATATGCTGCAGTTTCTGTATATGCTTTACATCCACAATATATTTCGATCTCAAATTTAGATTATAAATTACCTAAAGAATTAGTTGAAGAATTTAAAGCTGAAAAGTCGGAATTAAATTCTTTGGAGTTAATTGATTATGAAAAGATGATTTATTCTAAATGGAAATATCTGAAAGCAGTTTTTAATCTCGAAAAAGAAAAGATTTATAAAGACCGAAACTTTAAAAAGTTTTTAAAGGATAATGAAACCTGGCTTTTACCATATTCGGCTTTTTGCGTTTTAAGAGATAAATATAAAACACCGAACTTCAATAACTGGAAAACTCATAAGAAATATATCGCCGGAAAAATAGCCCCATTTTTCTCTGTTAAAAGTAAAGATTATGATGCTTCGATGCTTCATGCCTGGGTGCAGTTCCAGCTTTATCAACAGCTTAAAGATGCTGTTGGCTATATTCATAGTTTAGGGGTTTCTTTAAAAGGAGATCTGCCAATTGGTATTTACAGGCATTCCGTAGAAGCATGGACTGAACCTGAATTATTCGGAATGGATTTTCAAGCAGGTGCACCACCAGATCAGTTTACAGAACTTGGACAAAACTGGGAATTCCCGACTTATAATTGGGATGCCGTGAAAGCTGATGATTTCCAGTGGTGGAAAAACAGATTCAAAGCCTTGGAGCAATATTTTGATGCGATGAGAATCGATCATATTCTCGGGTTTTTCAGAATCTGGAGAATACCGATTTCTGCAACGCAAGGGATTTTAGGATATTTTTATCCGGCTATTCCTATTGTCTTGGAAGAATTTAAAGCAAGACATATTCCTTTTGATTTCGACAGATACTGTAAACCGTTTATCAACGATATGATTCTTTGGAATTATTTCGGAGAGCAAAGTAATAAGGCTTTAGAATTTTTAAATAATAATTTAGACGGAACGTATTCTTTCAAAGAAGAATTTGATACTCAAAGAAAACTTTCAGATTATTTCAAGAAAAAAACTGCGGGTTCTATAGAAGCACAATTGATTGCGCTTTGTGCTAATGTTTTATTTTTAACTGATGAAAGAGATGGACAAACGGTGTATCATCCGAGATTTAATGCATTTAAAACTGAATCTTATCAATATCTTTCAGATTGGGAGAAAAAGGCAATTTATGAATTGTACCAGGATTATTTCTTCAAGAGACAAGATTTTATGTGGAAAGAAAAGGCGATGGAAAAGCTTCCGGTCATTTTAAACTCTACAAAAATGTTGATTTGCGGAGAAGATTTAGGAATGGTTCCGGATTGTGTTCCTGAAGTGATGGATGAATTGGCGATTGTTGCTTTGAAAGTTCAGAGAATGCCATCAGAACAGATTCCTTTTTACAATCCTAAAAATGCGGGTTATCTGAATGTAGTCACAGCTTCATCTCACGACAGCTCAACGTTGCGACAGTGGTGGAAAGAAAATACTGAATTAACTCAGCGATTTTATAATCAGCAATTGATGCAGTATGGTAAAGCTCCTGATGATTTAGAATCTCATTTAGCGGAAATTATTATGAAACAACATCTGTACAATGATGCGATGCTTGCAATTTTTCCGATTCAGGAATTCTTCGCAACAGATGAAAAATTGACCAATCCTAATATGGGTAATGAGAGAATTAATAATCCTTCAGTATTTCCGCACTATTGGCGATACAGAATGCATTTAAATGTGGAGAATTTAACGGAGAATACATCTTTAAGCCAGAAAATTTCAGATTGGATCAAAGACAGTGGTCGTGCTTAA
- a CDS encoding ferritin, giving the protein MVSEKIAQLINEQIAHEQYAAQYYLSMSAWFSAKDLDGIANYFRVQCKEELMHADKMFDYLNDVGGEIIIGEIAKPPHVFESAVDIFEKALEHEKKVTKSIFNIVKNANDEGDFATTSFLQWFINEQVEEEASASQYVTKIKMVSDNPSALYLFDQELAQRVFVPDTKA; this is encoded by the coding sequence ATGGTAAGCGAAAAAATAGCACAGTTAATAAACGAACAAATAGCTCACGAGCAATATGCTGCTCAATATTATCTTTCAATGTCTGCATGGTTTTCTGCAAAAGATCTTGATGGAATTGCCAATTACTTCAGAGTTCAATGTAAAGAAGAATTGATGCACGCAGATAAAATGTTTGATTATTTGAATGATGTAGGCGGAGAAATCATCATTGGCGAAATTGCAAAACCGCCGCATGTTTTCGAAAGTGCGGTAGATATTTTTGAGAAAGCTCTGGAACACGAGAAAAAAGTAACAAAAAGTATTTTTAACATCGTAAAAAATGCCAACGACGAAGGAGATTTTGCTACGACATCTTTCTTACAGTGGTTCATCAACGAGCAAGTGGAAGAAGAGGCGAGTGCATCTCAATATGTAACTAAGATCAAAATGGTATCCGACAATCCTTCGGCTTTATATCTTTTTGACCAGGAATTGGCACAGAGAGTTTTTGTACCGGATACGAAGGCTTAA
- a CDS encoding IS982 family transposase — MILKDQITNIFVQVDDFCKEFDFQIKHMKFQALGDQKKRRNRRSMMSDSEIITIMIGFHLGAHKTFKHYYQEIVCGYWNNLFPKALSYNRFIELQQRSFVVFALFLKEKCLGKCTGISFMDSTTLKVCRNQRIHNHKVFKGLAERGKSSMGWFYGFKLHLVCNEKGELLSFYITKGNIDDRNPKHIKKMTQQLFGKLFADKGYLSKALWEMLFADGIQLFTKLRKNMKNHIMKMEDKILLRKRAIIETINDELKNHCQVEHTRHRSVSNFMMNILGSLTAYCFFPKKPSLNLKKVNDGQLFLNFA, encoded by the coding sequence ATGATTTTGAAAGACCAAATTACAAATATTTTTGTACAAGTTGATGATTTCTGTAAAGAATTTGATTTCCAAATCAAACACATGAAATTTCAGGCGCTCGGCGACCAAAAGAAGAGAAGAAACAGAAGATCTATGATGTCGGATTCTGAAATTATTACGATTATGATTGGTTTTCATCTGGGTGCACACAAAACATTTAAGCATTATTATCAGGAAATAGTTTGTGGTTATTGGAATAATTTGTTTCCCAAAGCCCTTTCCTACAATAGATTTATAGAACTTCAGCAAAGAAGCTTTGTGGTTTTTGCCTTATTTTTGAAAGAAAAATGTCTGGGTAAATGTACTGGAATCAGCTTTATGGACAGCACAACTTTGAAAGTTTGCAGAAACCAAAGGATTCACAATCACAAAGTTTTCAAAGGTTTGGCAGAGCGAGGAAAATCTTCGATGGGTTGGTTTTATGGGTTTAAACTGCATTTGGTTTGTAATGAAAAGGGAGAACTTTTATCCTTTTATATAACGAAAGGAAATATTGATGACAGAAACCCAAAGCATATCAAAAAAATGACGCAGCAGCTTTTTGGAAAACTATTTGCCGATAAAGGATATCTTTCCAAGGCTCTTTGGGAAATGCTTTTTGCTGATGGAATCCAGCTTTTTACTAAACTTCGTAAGAATATGAAGAATCATATTATGAAAATGGAAGACAAAATTTTGCTCCGAAAAAGAGCCATCATTGAAACGATCAATGATGAATTAAAGAACCATTGTCAAGTGGAACATACTCGCCACAGAAGTGTTAGTAATTTTATGATGAATATTTTGGGGAGCTTAACTGCTTATTGTTTCTTCCCCAAAAAACCATCATTAAACTTAAAAAAAGTAAATGATGGTCAATTGTTTTTAAATTTTGCTTAA
- a CDS encoding porin family protein, which yields MIFSDSSIKIRKLPFFMFLYCIPIFINSQNYPLKFGIKAGWNYSNINAIDEYGNPSGYLSGIIDEAYGGFLIEKQISPKSYIQVTPTVSFTESVTFIELPIYFKYNFYNKFSILVGPKLNYIPDEQYNNFYYFRKRFGVSGDIGVDYKISNHFTIEGTISKGFTKQFDQLVLTYYEAKRDVYRIGVTYYF from the coding sequence ATGATTTTCTCAGATTCTAGTATTAAAATTAGGAAGTTACCATTTTTTATGTTCCTTTATTGTATTCCAATTTTTATCAATTCGCAAAACTATCCCTTAAAATTTGGTATAAAAGCCGGCTGGAACTACTCTAATATCAATGCCATTGACGAATATGGAAATCCATCAGGCTACCTCAGCGGTATTATTGATGAAGCTTACGGAGGTTTTTTAATAGAGAAACAGATTTCACCAAAATCTTATATACAAGTAACACCTACAGTTTCATTTACAGAATCTGTTACTTTTATTGAATTACCAATCTATTTTAAATATAACTTTTATAATAAATTCTCAATACTTGTTGGTCCCAAACTAAACTATATTCCTGATGAACAATATAATAATTTTTATTATTTCAGGAAAAGATTCGGAGTCAGTGGAGATATCGGGGTAGATTATAAAATATCTAATCATTTTACTATAGAAGGTACAATTTCAAAAGGCTTTACAAAACAGTTTGATCAATTAGTTTTAACATATTATGAAGCTAAAAGAGACGTTTATAGGATTGGGGTAACATATTATTTCTAA